In Primulina huaijiensis isolate GDHJ02 chromosome 4, ASM1229523v2, whole genome shotgun sequence, the DNA window GTGTGGCCTCCCTCTTATTCCTTTCCAAAATCGTGCCCTAGCTATCCATGATCCAAATTTTCATTCAATTTTTTCCCTTCACTGTTCAACCCTTGTGCAGCCCCATCTAGGGCTCCTAAACCCTCTGAATTTCATCTCTTCTAATGGtcctatcatggcagcccttttgtTCATCATATATATGAAGAATTATCCTTGATTTTCCATGTATGATTCattaaaacgaaaataaatgaaatggtatcatattttttatgcaaacatGTATAAACACACATGatatggtatgaacgatgagcGAAGAAAGATTAAGATATGTCTTTTCGTGTTTCACGCACGAAAACAATTCTAGACACAAGGAACGTTGGCGAAGAGGGACGGGGAACTTGCTGCGATTTCATTCAAAAAAAAGTGGCGCGAATTTGCCTTGAAAGTGAGGGTGTGTGTCCATGTGCTGATGGAGGAGATAGCCCTAGGATTTTACGTTGCTTGAGGCGCGTGTTTTAGGGTTTTTAGGGCTTAGGAATTTCAAagctttgatataaataattgggtaGAGTCTAGGCTCAATAACCTTAGTATAATAGGCTCATTAGACTCATTATATTGTgggtaaaatatttcatttaagaaAGTTTCCGAAAACATtaaccgagcctccaaaaatctctattttcgtcaaaaatcgattTCTGGTTTAAAATAAGACTCAGCgcgtaaaaacacctcaaatgatcctattttcgaaaatcccgTATataatataccatatattaaataattaaaaataatcatttaataaaaatattttttccttctACGGTccccgatctccgttcctcagtcacgtctcgaataacccttaaaaacatatttttatgcattcaaatataaaaccatatttttaaacatgtaaacatcccgaccacatttaattaatgtaattaaataatttaattaggaaTTTTCCatttatcttaaatttgtaTGCAATTGGATTACGTaatcgtattttggaccttacaagtttaggtatcacattttaacttcacaaatgataTCATCGAAAGTCACtgaatattacttgaaactatattttttaacatcccaaaataatcaaaattgaatCTTAAAATGGTAAAAGCAAGTATATGTGAGATCGAATTAGGTACTGTTTACaccaatttaggtatcatattttaaattcacaaatctcatcatcaaatgtCACTCAATATTAATTTCGAACTATATATTTTACATACTCAAATAAtctaatttaagtatttaaaaggtaaaatcaaatatttgtggACTCAAATTATgtcttatttgtattaatttaggtatcacatttttacttcacgaacGTCATCATCAAtgtcactcaatattaacttctaattatattttgacatccccaaataattggatatgagtatttaaggagtaaaatcaagtatttatatATTCGAGTTAGATACCCTTTGTACCGatttatgtattatattttaacttcacaaatgacaccatcaaaagtcacttaatattatttgaaactcaagtatttttcttacacatttggagtattcaaatagtCAAATCAAATATCTTGAACCACAAAATAGGTATATTAtcgataaaaaataattacttttcCTTATTCCACGATGAGTGAGAAAttgtgttttttcaaaaattagatgacatgaataagtcatcttaatgcattttcaatgaaaagaccaacaatgactgaatttattGTGATCGCTCAAAaatccagtattttcttacacatttggagtattcaaatagccaaatcaagGATCTGGAACTCcaaaatagatattttataagtcaaaataagtacttaatattatttcatgatgagtgaGGAAGTatgtcttttaaaaaataaaatgacatgaataaatcataataatccatttttcatgaaaaaaccaacaatgactgaatttattgtgattgctcgaaaatatagtatttttttttacacatttgGAACATTCAAATAGAGAAAACAATTATTTGTAACTTCATAATAGGTACTATTTTGTAGATGGAAAAGACATAATTATTTTGAGTGtgcatattatataattatttaaataataaaaaatatatataaatttatctttctagaaaattaaaactaaatttataatatcGTCAAGTAttgatttgtaaaaaaaaaacttatcaaaatactcaattttaaatcaaagatatatttagatattttttttaaaaaatttgcctttgttttattttatgatatttttattcttaaaCATAGGGATATGATTCTATCCACCATTTCCGATAATAATCAATGaccagaaaataaataatataaaaaaaattgggcaaAGAAAAAGGAAGTCATTTTGTTTCTTTCTTCTTGTCCTCCGAAATCCCAATCAGGCTGCCCCATTTCAAGATCACTTCTTTACGGAGGAAATTTGTGATTTCATATCCATATGTGAAAAACCCTATTTTTTGTTTCTGATTTGAACCCTAGTTGTGGCGCCTTGTAGGGTATTTAATTCTTCAAGGTATAGGGTTTCGTTCCAACTGTCGGGATTTGATGAAAAACTCGAGTTTCTGGATCCATGGAGGGTCAATTGTTCGAGTTGGGTACCATGATTGATAGCTGAAGCTCGGATTTGGGAACTCTTTGTCGTCGTATTTTGTGGTTCCCAATTTCAAGTGGTTCAATGTTCCCTTCCAAAAATCTGGGGATTTGAGTCTCATTACCCATATTCGTGACGCTAAATCGAAGCAGAAAGTTGATAGAGGCGGAATTATGACGAGTCGAGGGAGCAGATCGGAGAAGGTGAAGAGGATATTCCTGCAGTTTGATACCAACGGGGATGGTGGTCTGAACCGGGAAGAAATGGCAGCTCTGGTGGTGGCAGTAAACCCTAGGGTTAAATTCAGTGAGGAGCAAATCAATGCCATTCTGGATGAGGTTTTTCGAACCTATGGAGAATTCATTGATGGCGAAAAGGGTCTCACCTTTGATGGCCTGCTTCGGACATATGATGATGGAGCTGGTGATGTGGACCGGGATTTCGATGCCCTTGGCCTTGACCTTAAACCTTTGGAGGACAAGAATGGGGTTTCGCAAGCATCCGAAGAGGCGGCTTCGTCTTCCTCAATCGTGGATGAACGTGTCATGGAGCCACACAAGAAACAGCGCACGGAAGCGTGGGCTGCATCCCCGAATCATGGCATTGTGTTCGATGTTACATGGAAGCTTGTTGATGATCTTGAAATATTGATCAAAAGGTTGAAAACCAAACAGTTAAAGGATGGGAAGATAAAGAATGATAATTCTGATGTTTTCTCTGATGCAGGCTGGTCAAGGGAGCTCGGCCCATCCAGTGAAATTTCGGATAAGAGGATTAGCTGGGATGAGTCTGGTAGTGATTATAGGGCTTTTGTGAAGGATTTGGGAGTTTTGAGGTCGAGGGCTGATAGGGCGCCCTCAAGACCCGAAGCTTTTGATGGGCAAATGGCTATCGGACGTGTGCTATACGAACATTGTTTGTTTAAGGAAGCTTTGGTAAGCTTTAAGAGGGCGTGTGAATTGATGCCTGGTGATGTGAAGCCGCATTTCAGAGCAGGTAATTGTTTATATGTTCTTGGGAGGTATGATGAGGCCAAAGCAGAGTTTCTTCTTGCATTGGATGCAGCAGAGGCTGGTGGGAATCAATGGGCATATTTATTGCCTCAGATTCATGTTAATTTGGGGATTGCTCTTGAAGGCGAAGGAATGGTTCTTGGAGCTTGTGAGCATTATAGAGAAGCTGCTATTCTTTGTCCAACTCATTTTCGGGCGTTGAAGCTTTTGGGAAGTGCACTTTTTGGTGTAGGGGAGTACAAGGCCGCTGTTAAGGCCTTAGAGGAAGCTATTTACATGAAGAACGATTATGCTGATGCACATTGTGATTTGGCTTCTGCTTTACATGCTATAGGTGATGATGATAATGCAATAAAAGAATTCCAAAAGGCAATTGATTTAAAGCCTGGCCATGTTGATGCTCTGTATAATTTAGGTGGCCTCTACATGGACATGGGTAGGTATCAGAGGGCATCCGAGATGTACACTCGGGTTTTGGGTGTGTGGCCAAACCATTGGAGGGCACAGCTAAATAAGGCAGTCTCTTTGTTAGGTGCTGGAGAATCGGAGGAAGCGAAGAAAGCTTTGAAAGAAGCTTTGAAAATGACCAACAGAGTTGAACTGCATGATGCCGTATCTCATTTAAAGCAACTACAGAAGAAGAGGTTGAGGGGGAATGGTAATGGCGAGGCTGCCTTCATTACGGTGGAACCCTCGAAATTTAAGACCGTGGGTGAGAAAACCACATTGAGGCCAGAATTAGCTATTGCCCTTGATATTAGAGCCTTCCAGAGGGTAACACGGTTGAATCGTTGTGATGTCGAACTTATAAAGAAGGAAATGAGTGAAAGTGATGTCCCAGTGTCCTATTCTGGCAGAGGTATACCTGAAAAATCAATACGCAAGGCTTCATTAGAAGTGATTCTTCACAAGTTACTTAGTTTCTTAAAGCCGGAAACTTTAGTAGGAGCTATCAAAGCGATAAATCAAAAGATCCTCTGTGTTTTGGATGAATCAGAGTCTGGTCGGGTGGATTTGGGCATGTTTTTTGCAGTTATTGCTCCCCTTTGCGGCGGATCCCCTGACAAGCGGAAACGAATTGCTTATGAGTCACTTTTGTGGCAACCCGTGAATGAAGGCAACACGCAGATAAAGAAATCAGATGCCCAAAGACACATCAAGCTACTGAGAGCCATCTACATTCCTTCCCATGGGTTaagtgaaatatttgaaatccatgGAGAAACGGACGACTCCATGGTTTCTTTGACCGAATTTGTCGCCATGTTTGATGATCAAGAATGGGGGTTTAGTATCCTGTCTACTCTAGTAAAGCTTGAAAACGGTGATAGGAATCGCCATGGGAGCCATGTTTGTGCAACTTGCAAATATCCCCTTATCGGTTCCCGATTCAAGGAAGTGAAACATCAATTTAGCTTGTGTGCTCAATGTTACTCTGAAGGAAAAGTGCCATCTACTTGCAAGCAGGAAGAGTACAAATTTAAAGAATATGCAAACGAATCCGAAGCTGTTAAAGATAAATGCTTGTGGTTTGGGTCCAAAGGTTCCTCGGCTAGGGGCTCTTAGCAATGTCCAGCACaagtttctttctttttgtatgaTAAATGCGTGCGTAaactttttgtttatttattttttaaatatttgacttGTGAAATGTTTTTAGATGGTTTTGTGTGCATTTTGTGGTAAAATTCTTTGGAGTGATGACCCTTAACTATTTCTTTCCTATTTTGGAGTCTCTTGGGATTTCAAATTTCACCTTGTTCTTGTATTTGGATTGCGAGTCTCTGTTTCATCAATGTAGATTTTGTGTTGATTTGTTAAGTTTTTTGTGTGCTAATTGCAATCTTGGGTTGGCAAATGCATCAAACAATCTGTTGATATTCGATGTTCTGCTACCGTGGTAGAGAAGGAGCCGGAATTGATATTTTTGGATAAACTAAGataattattttagaaaaagggtatatataaaaatgatataaatttACTTTGGGATTTATGTTATCACAAAAAATCATGTAGATTGTTTCTCggattaattttgtgaaacaagtattttatttggatcgttagtaaaaaaatattattttttatgtcaaatatgaaTATATAGATTCATTCACAAATAAAGATCCATGAAATCATATCataagagattttttttaatattattgaaCTATGGAGCATATATTGTTATATAATAGAGGTAAATGTAAGCTGAAAGCAGAACTTGACaaaaatatagaaataaatTTCGTTTGCCATAAAAACAGCAACTGAATTGTAACAAAACAATATCAATGGCCTAGAAATAGAATCCACGATTCTAAGccctgaaatgaaactcttcatcCAAACACCATGTAAGGTGGCCTCAAAAACAAGATACGAACTCAGCCTTCATAGAGGAAGTCGCAGTCAAAGTCTATTTTGTgcttctccaagatacagctccactAGCTagcaagaaaatatatcatgaagtggattttcttgaatcattGCAGCAAGAGAAGTCTAAATCAGAGTAGTCAATTactttaaaattctcaattcgaTTGAACATAAGCATGCAGTCCTTGGTTCCTTGATGGTGCCTCAtcactttctttgcagctttccaattATCCATATCgggattactctgatatctccCTAGCATTCCAGCTATATATGCAAAGTCAGGTCTAATGTAAACATGGGCATACATCAAGCTTCCAATAGTAAAAACATAAGGAATGTTCTTCATTTGTTCTTTTTCAAAGTCATTCTTTGGAAATTGATCTAAATTGAATGTGTCGCCCTTCACTACGGGAACCACACTTGGTGAAAAATCTTTCATCCGAAATCtatctaaaactttgttgatataggtcTATTGAGACAGTCGTAAGATCCCTCGAGATCTATCTCTATGTACCTTGATGCCAATGAAATAAGATGCATCAtccatatccttcatatcaaaagTTTTAGATGGACATTTAGATATCTCTTATCAATGGTTGCAAGTagtatatcatccacatataagaTAAGGAAACTAATCTTACTTCCACGGACCTTCATACATTGATCCATCATGTTCTCTACCAAATTAAATGAAAAGATAACATCAGGAAATTTTAGATACTACTGACGGGAGGACtatttcaatccatatataaaTTTCTTAAACTTGCATACCAATTGCTCACCATCACTATAGGAAAATCCTTATGattttttcatataaatatattcCTCTAGATCAACATTGAGAAACgttgttttcacatccatttatTGTAGCTCGAtgtcaaaatgtgcaactaatTCCATAATTATTCAAAGAGAATCTTTCTTAGACACATGAGAAAATGTCTACTTATAgttgataagtgcaagaatttCACTTATTTTATACAAGAATCCATTTAGAATTACGTTAGTTTTGAACGAAATTATGCTTTTTTGGGTCGTTTTGAATGTCAATACAGGAATGGAGAAAAAGATGTACATAAAGCAAGTTGATGCAAGAAAGGCAGAGCTGCGCGCGCACCCTCACCAAATCATTTGCAGTCGTGCGCACAGAAGAGCACTACGCGGCCAAAAGGACGTGCGCGGGCGCGCCAGTTCACGCGCAGCTGCGCGTGCACAGTTGCAGCAAATGAGGGCAGAAGCTCGCGCATGGCTGTGCCACATCACGCGCAGCCGCGCGTGCAGATGTTTAGGCAGACAGGCAGAGGATGCGCGTGCAACACAGACGCACACACTCCAGAAGCTTGCGCGTGGTAGCACTGGATCACGTGCACCCAAGCGCAAGAGGCGTGCAGAAACAGACTTATGGCTGTCGATCGTGTATAAAGAGAAGAAAGAAAACTACACAACAGAGAGAGCTGTTTTTGGGAGGAGAATTCACATGAGAGATGAGAGCACACACCGAAGAAGAAGAATCAGAGCGAAAAGATCGATCACGAAGACGAAGAACGACAAATCTGGGGACAGAGATGCCACTTATGATTTTTTACCTGATTCTTTCACCTTTTTTCTTGTGTTGTGATGTCTAGACCTTCGaacatgttttgtttttttttagatttcacCATGAACTAACTTTTCTATTCTAGAAGATGATATAGCTTTGTTGATACGATAATTTGATTCATTTGTTTATGTGATTGAATTCCTTTCggtttaattgtgtttctttattttaaattgctTGCAATTTACTGACCATAAATTGTTtgttgtctgattaattctacaactcgaGAGAGAGACCAGGATCATAGATCATTAGAGacacatcgttgaatgtttTTATCGTTCGGAAGGCGCATAACTTTAGCGAGGCCCAGGTAAGAACATCGTTTgtatt includes these proteins:
- the LOC140975223 gene encoding uncharacterized TPR repeat-containing protein At1g05150-like: MTSRGSRSEKVKRIFLQFDTNGDGGLNREEMAALVVAVNPRVKFSEEQINAILDEVFRTYGEFIDGEKGLTFDGLLRTYDDGAGDVDRDFDALGLDLKPLEDKNGVSQASEEAASSSSIVDERVMEPHKKQRTEAWAASPNHGIVFDVTWKLVDDLEILIKRLKTKQLKDGKIKNDNSDVFSDAGWSRELGPSSEISDKRISWDESGSDYRAFVKDLGVLRSRADRAPSRPEAFDGQMAIGRVLYEHCLFKEALVSFKRACELMPGDVKPHFRAGNCLYVLGRYDEAKAEFLLALDAAEAGGNQWAYLLPQIHVNLGIALEGEGMVLGACEHYREAAILCPTHFRALKLLGSALFGVGEYKAAVKALEEAIYMKNDYADAHCDLASALHAIGDDDNAIKEFQKAIDLKPGHVDALYNLGGLYMDMGRYQRASEMYTRVLGVWPNHWRAQLNKAVSLLGAGESEEAKKALKEALKMTNRVELHDAVSHLKQLQKKRLRGNGNGEAAFITVEPSKFKTVGEKTTLRPELAIALDIRAFQRVTRLNRCDVELIKKEMSESDVPVSYSGRGIPEKSIRKASLEVILHKLLSFLKPETLVGAIKAINQKILCVLDESESGRVDLGMFFAVIAPLCGGSPDKRKRIAYESLLWQPVNEGNTQIKKSDAQRHIKLLRAIYIPSHGLSEIFEIHGETDDSMVSLTEFVAMFDDQEWGFSILSTLVKLENGDRNRHGSHVCATCKYPLIGSRFKEVKHQFSLCAQCYSEGKVPSTCKQEEYKFKEYANESEAVKDKCLWFGSKGSSARGS
- the LOC140975877 gene encoding secreted RxLR effector protein 161-like, which translates into the protein MKDFSPSVVPVVKGDTFNLDQFPKNDFEKEQMKNIPYVFTIGSLMYAHVYIRPDFAYIAGMLGRYQSNPDMDNWKAAKKVMRHHQGTKDCMLMFNRIENFKVIDYSDLDFSCCNDSRKSTS